The genomic window CCATAAAAGCATAACCCCCCTGATCAGCTCGCAGCTCCAACAAACGCCGTCGAGGAAACCAGCCATTGTGCAACCTGCGACAAATCCAGCTGCACCAAATCCAGGTATTTCTTCTCTCTCTGACTTTTGCTTTCGCCTTCTAGGTTTCGACGACTTTCAGGCTTTCTGCTTCGTCATCGTCTGAATCCCTTCTTTCTAATCTCCCAACCTGTGGCGTGTTCCCGCCTTAGACCTTTTGATGATCTCTCCAATTTAGTTAGGGTTTAACATTCTCGCGAACCGTCAAAATTGTTTTGTACTTCCGCATTGTGGCAATACAGTACATACGCATGGTTTTTGTATGCCTGCCCTGCCTGGTAGTAACTGTGTTGATCAAGATTAATTAGATAATCTTGTCGGTTATGCCCTTACTAAGGCGCCAAGATTAATTTCACATGCAGACCAAGAGGAGACAAGAGGAAGGAGCAGGCCAATATGGGCAACGCCGGGAGCACATGTATGTATTTGTCTGCACAATTCAACTTCAGACTATATGTATCACAATTCACAAATAGCTTTAAATTGAGGAAGCTCTTGCCCTCGGCATCACGTTGATGAACTGAATCCCTGTGAATGCATCACATTGTTGGTCCTAATGCTTGTTCATTAGAGCTAATAGTAGATAGTACTGTCTATACATGCAAAAGTGGCCTCTTTTAttaaaaaaacaaaggaaaaaacgcATGCTCTGTCGTTTGTACCCTGACTAGTGACTGGTGACATGGTAACTACTGCAATATATTAGTGGCCACTTCTCACAAATCACTGTATGTTCATTCATATAATCTTAACATAGACAATTATTCTGCGAGGTATTATTCTGTACCCTACCATGTTCCCAAGGATGAATATAATTTTCAGTTGTTGCCTCCTTTGGTGAAAATTTCAGCTCCTGCAAGCTTAGGAGAGACCCATGTTCCACATTTAAAATGGAAGGTTCATGACTTCTCAGCGCTACTTGAGACGAACGCTGCCTCGGCGGTCTCTTCTGCTTTTGAATGCTCTGGGTACAGGTGGTACGTATGCATCATAATCGCAATAGCAACTTTACAGAATTAACGTATTAGATGTATAAATGTCATCTGGTTTTAACTAGTGGATAAAGTAACTGTCTGTTAACTAAATACCTAATATTTTGGGGGTGTTGATTACTCAGAAATCATGTCTCAGTCAGGTTGAACCGTTGAAATAGCAACCAGCATCAAGTGACGAAATTAGGCTTGATTCAGTTATGACTTGTATAGACTTACTTGGTTTCCTTCAATTCCCATCCCAGGTTCCTGCGAGTGTCTCCAAAGCACAAACAAGGTGTTATGGGAAATCCATATGTGGCTCTTTCTCTCGAGATATACCACGCATGGTTGGAGCAAGTTCATACAGTGCATGCAGTATTCGAGCTGTCAATATTCAACCATTCAAAAGGAGAGTATTGTGGATGCAAAGGTATCTAGACTCATGAATGTGTTTCTTCAAATACATCCATCCAATTTCCCCGCCAAAAAGAGTGCATCCATCCTATTAGCTGGGAGTCCATACTCCATACACAGTCTTGTGTGCATCACAAGTTTGAGCTATAGATTCCATCATTACAAATCAATACCTACAAGTTTCGTAACATTATCAATTGCTTTTCCCATTAACAAGTCACTTCATATTTTCTTTGCTGTTAAGTTTGTCCGTCGACGTTCTGTACTGTGCGTCACACACTCGAGATTCTTCTGATTGGAACAACGTTCCAAAGTACATATGCATGTTCTCTTTTACTTTGATGACCTCTCGTTAAATGCTAACCAGGGGGAAAGCTGATTAAATGTTTTTTTCCGCGGAAATGTTGATTATATGTTATTTGGGATATTTTCATCTTACATACAAGTTTTTGTTTCTCTAATTTTCTAACTTTTACCTAAACACTGCTAGCTACAACGCTTCTTAGTTTTCTAATTTTCTATAAGTTCTAACCTTTACCTAAATACAGCTAGCTACAACTTTGATGTCAAGAATACCTACTCGAAGCCGCATTGCTTGATTCCTCTTCAGGAGCTACTGAAATCATCTGCTTTTCTAATTGATGATAGCTGTGTCTTTGGTGTGGAGATATTAAAAATCGATGTCTCTTCTCCTGAAAAGAAGGATGTTGTGGTTCAGAAGAAGGCTACCACAGTTCAGAATCTCTTTATCCAGAAGAAAGGGTTCATTAAAGGGACATACACTTGGACCATGGATAATTTCCTTGAATTGGACTTGAAGCACTTTGTCCGTTCTCCTACATTTGAAGTTGGCGGACTTAAATGGTATACATCTGGGTAGTTACATCACAAATGATTTATATAAATAGCATGCATGTGTCATCCAACATTTTAGCTTATATGTATCCTTTAGCTTATCAGTCCTTCAGATATTCCAACCGGATATTTTAGCTTGATCTCTAAGGATGCAACCAAGATATTTACAGATATGGTAGCACATCCCAGTTTCAATCTTTCAATACAGAAGGGTTTTTGCACGGCGTATAGAAAATTCAAGAACGAATTAGAAACAATGTAGTACTAAAATCTATGTTGGCGTATAAAATTTCATGGCCGAATGTATATATGTTGTTTAGGAGGAAAAAAATCCAGAAATTTGATTATCATGTATATATTTGGCACAACCGGTTCTTGTATGTGTCACATACCATATCGATTATTTTCTCAAATTGTTACCGTACTGTAGTCATGCTTTGCTTAGTTTCTTTGTACAATTGTAATGCCACCAAGTTGTGGTCAAAGTTTCTGCTTTCAGTAACCAACCACATTCTTGAAATACATTTTCCCGGGTACCCAATTAGTATATTTGAAGAGTCACTTCCCATTCTTGTCAACAGGTACGTCCGTATGTATCCACGTGGTGACAAGTACAGCAATGATTGCCTCAGCTTGTACTTATCCCTGGATGACTCGGTTGAGCTCCCTTTGGAGTCTGGGAAGGTGGTTGAATTGACACTATCCATCCTGGACCAAAAGAATGTGAAACACCGGACTGAAACTTCAGGTTCAGCTCTGCTTAGCAAGTATCAGTGCTACTGATATGTGTGATTCAAGCAGCTAGTATCTGTAACCTCATGATGATTACAATTGATTTTTACTTTTGTGGTGAATCGCAGGTCTCTGGGTATGTGGACAGGGACATACATTGGTATGTGTACAGGGAATGGGATCGTCTAACTTCATTGGACTCAAGGAACTCAAGGACCCGTCTGGAGGCTATGTTGTGGGATCGAGCTGCGTTGTGAAGGCAGATCTCACCATCGTCGGTTCATCCAATGATGGCTAGATCTTTACCTCATGGCCTGAAGAAGAAATAATGCGCCTTCATCCTAGCAGTTAGAGTTGTATATATGAGATGGTGTTGTGAACTTGTCTGATGTTCTTATGTTCATAATAATGTCCAGAAATGATTTCTAGGTATATTGTCTGTGATATTATATTATTTGGAAATACTTAAATGTTTGTCAGTTGATGAGTTCCGTTTGCATGTTGTGTGGTTCCATGATCCTATTTTCATGGCCTCATGCATTCAAACATCGGCCCACAAGAGGTTAACTGCCATTTGATGCTGCTTCCTTTCGATCCAATGGACCAAAAAAATTGAACTCGAAGTTTAGTTGGCAGGAAGTGCTGCATGGACATTTGCACTTAATATGAAACATGGAGCCATGACAGGACTAGGCAGAATACATATTAAGAAATGATCTCTTCGTAACAATATctctcatcatatttttcatctgTAGATAAGAATAAGAGATAACCATTGTACATCACTAGCAGGTAGTGCATGGTGGCACGCCACACTATGTTGATTGGTTCAAGAATTGTTTATGCGATTCTAAAAAAAGAGATAATTTTTTATGCTGAGCTTTTGAGAATTCATTGTGCATGCCGCACGGATGCAAAAAAAAAACACAGATAAGCTAGTTGTTTATTTAGAAATTTTACATAATGCAAAAACATGAAGGGGTACGATTACTCGGTCGTGGATTAAATCATGGTTCATGTATAGTCTCTAATATTTTATCTGAACTTCTATTTTAGTTTTTCTGGTCGTTTTATTTTGAGGTTTTGTTGCGCAAATTAGTCAGATGGAGGTATGGGAGCGGTCTTGAATAAGCTTGACATTTCCCCACGTTCATAACTCACGAACCTAGCTACAGTAGCATCACTTTACAAGTTACGACAACATGCCATGATTTTAAGTATCGACTAACATTGTAAGGTACACACGAAATTTACAACCCCTTTGACAAAAACAATGGCACACTACTATGCCATTGACTGAACATGTCCTAGCAGTCAGGTGGGGCCTTTTGTCATACAAATCCATACTATACCATTGACTAAACATTTCCTAGAAGTCAAGATGCAGGCGAGGTGTGATGCAGCTGCACGCCAAACACATAAGCGGGCGCCAGCAACTCCCGGCCCGCCCACATGAGTCCGCCACAAACCCAAAACCAACTGAGTTTCACTGATTGCAACAACAAAGCATACAACAAACAACACTTTAGATGGTGCATAGCAAAATATACATTCCTTCAGATAAACCTAATAGTAAACATCAACATAACATGAGGATATAGCATAATCCATTCCTTCTTCCAACAGCAAAATGCAGTTTCATGGTAACACTGCTCCCATTGATCAAAATACAGTTTAGATGAGCCCTTACTATTGACAACAACACATATATGAGGTATTCAACAAGTTCACATAATGCTGCTcaatttttttttagttttttttagaaaaggaggaggacccctgGCCCCTGCTCAATACAAGTGTTAGCaatgagaaagaaaaaaaagggttTTGTCCGATGTGCTAGATACCATACTTCAACTCGTAAGAAAGCAATTAAGGAGAAACCAAAAGATGAAGACTTCGACTCTGACTCTGAGGAAGACGAGCACCTCCGCCACGCTGCCACCAATAACTGCGGCCACAACTATGATCTAAGGATTGACCCCCCTCCGCTTTAGGCGTTATATGGACTCTACATGTTTCGTTGTAATtcgcctttttatttttattttgtgtgaGAGGATcttatttggctgtgtgcatcttagttatgtagAGGCCGGGTATAATGTTTAATtttttttaagtaataaagcgccccttttcgaaactatgatgacgacaacgacgggGAGGAGCAGCAGGATGCGGCCGTACGGGCGGAGGAAGATCGCCACGTTGAAGATGACGACCATGAAGCTGAGGAGTTGGAGGCCTTCACCAACGAGACTAATGAGGAGCCACAGATCGTTGGGGAGGTCCTTCACATCAAGGAGCTCCTCCTGCACAAGCAAGATAATGTATGTAGTTTTATCTGTGCACTTCTTTCATTGCTGAAGTTGTTATTTGTCAACTCCAGGTAGCACTTAACATTGATCTGAACTAAAACACAAATGGTGTCTTGCAGTCAGATGCTACTCGGTTCGATTCGCCGAGGAGGCTACAGTTGATGCAATTGTCCATCTCCACGGTTAGGGTACCTATTTCATAGTGCATATGAGATAGAGATATCTTGTGTGTTGGTTTTATTGCTATGTTGGTTTGCATAGTGCTCCCCCGAGATTCGATGCGGGATCTATGAGACTAGTGAAGGCAGTGAAGAGGAaacagcaaaaaaaaaaaaaaaaaaaaaaaaaaaacacccTCGAACTAGGCCAGGCCAATTCGGGTAGGCAGTGGGCGTTTTCTAAAAAAAAGGACAGGCAGTGGGCGTCGCGGATTCTATTTGCCGCGTGTGACGGCGAATAAGATCCACCCGCGCGTAGGGCGATTCTGTGACACCAAGGCAACCCGTTCTCGAAGAAAAAAAAAACCAAGGCAACTACTTCTGGCCGACCACGACCAGTTTGACCGTGGCACGGGTAGTACGACCCCTTCCTATGTTTCCACCCCAGGTGAGCCCTCCTGCCCTACGGTCCTACCCCGGCGGCCAAGATGAACGTGCGGCAGACGACGCACATGAGTCATGTCGGCGGTGGCGCCGGCGGGATGCCGCCGCGGCAGCCGCAGATGCGGTACGTGGCAGGCCTCGCCGCGGCGGCCGATCCCGAGTTTGTCGCGCTGCGCGCCTTTATCCGACGGGAGATGTAAAGCACTCATCGCTTCTCTTTGCCCCAATTGGGAATTAGTAGACCACTTCGAGAAAAGTCATAATTACTGGAAATATATATTACTGTATGTACTACAGTAGTAATATTACTCGCTGAAGCCACTGATCGGAATTTTACTGTGTAATAGTCCTATGTGATCTTAATACTAAACAGCAGCGTCAAGTTTAGGACGACGACGTTATTTCATTCCCTAGAATTATTGGCATAGGTGATCAATCATATATAGATAGAGACTATCAAAGTTGATGACTTCCGCCTGCATATAGATTTTGGAAATCTGGGGATGCAGCTGAGTCCTTTAATTTGTTATTAGTTACCACAATTTATTTACACAATCAAAGTTGATGGTCTGAATCTGATATAATATCGGCTATTATTGCTGGACATTAATCTTTTATTTGATTGCCGCTCTTGAATTCGCAGATTCAAGTGTATAGAAACGAGACCAGTGCCAGCTCACCGGCGGCGGCTGCTGCCAGTGATTGCAAAGCAGATGGAGTATACCTTGTATAGAAAATACCCAAACAAGGTGTtgctctcttttctttttcttttgtatatGTAGATTGTTTTCGACCAACCAAGTTCATTTCCGAGCAAAAATAATGTTTGCTGTCTCCTGTCGTTTGGGCAGATGGACTACGGCAAAATGGCGAAAGGGCCAATTAAGCCACTCATTATGTTTGTTGTGAGGACCTTGCATGCCGAGAGCCAGCAACATCGACAAAACCAACAATGGTCAAGACAGATAGCTTCTTCCACCCGTTATGGGATAATGATTCCGACACCTGGTATCACACAAGGCGCAAGCGAAACTTCTACAACGTCTTATCTAACATACAACATGGATCCTTCATCTGGTGCCGGCTTGGTTCCAGGGAGTGCCAATAGTGGTACCTCGCTGCGAGGTACAGATAGTTTTACTGATAGTCTGCTCATATCATATCCTTAGGGCTGTTACTTCAAACTGAAATTTTTCTGTAGGCATGCTGTGGGGCTTCTAGCCTAGAAATCCAATAGACAGCAGCAAAATTGAAAAAAATCAACTTGTGTTTGGCCATTGTCTTCAGAAAAAAAAAACATCCACTAAGTAGCTATTCTCTGACAAAAGTGCTTCAAGTAATTTTATCGGAATTTGGCATTATGCTCTTTCAGACTCTCAATGTCCATTCTTTTTCTGGATATGACATAGTATCAGTTCGAAATGTGATCTCACAATGATCAGTCCCACAGTGCTTTCCCATATTCATCTATGACATCTTCCAAATAGACTATTTAGTCTTGGAGGGTTTTTTCTTCTAATTTGCCGGACCGTATTTTCCCATTTAGTGATTTGTATCTCTTGTCCTTTTTCCAGGGGGAGCTCCTGATGAGCATGTGAACACAATGTTGTCTCAGGGGATACTCCCTACACAACATGGTTGGTCTAGAGCGTCCAACAATAACCTTGTAATAAACACAGTAGACACACCTGAAACCAACAAACACTTGGTAAGAACTCTACACTATGCTTATGCTTTATCAATACCAAATATGGTACTCTAGTTACTATATTCCTAATGCTCGACTAAACACTACAACCTAAGTTGACTCAGGCATGCCCCGCACCTTCGAAGGATCTCCCAAAGGAACCAAAGTTCAGCTGCCCAGTCTGCATGAACGAGTTGGTCGATGCGTCGTCGACTATCTGCGGCCACATCTTCTGTCAGAAGTGCATCGAGGCCTCCATCCAGGCTCAGAGCAAGTGCCCTACCTGCCGTAGGATGCTGACCGTGAACAGTTTTCACCGTATCTACCTCCCGACCATGGACTGAAATGATCCAGCCATTCGAGGTGTGGTGGACCATCGACATCTGAACCTTCTCCTCATCGGCATTTTGCTGATTCTGTCTTAACTATTCTTCACATGGGTTATATCATTAGCATTCAGTTTTTGCCGAACAGTTTAACAAGTGCTTGAGTAGCAGTTAATAATCTGCATCCTTGGTGGTAATTGGTAAGGGTTTAAAGGATACGTATTGTGAACTTCATCTGCAAAGAAATATCAGGGTATATGGTGGTGGCTGTGTGTATCATTTGATGAGGCCGGGCgttatcctccttttcgaaaaaggGTACATGGTGGTGTTCACCCACTCTAGAATATGTGTTTGTGAAGTAAAGAAGATTTGGGCTTTGTGTTGTCCCTCTGAAAGAATATATGAAAGGGGAGGCCAGATTCCTTGAGATTGTTTGCCTTACGTGCCTCTTGGCTTGCACATTTGTTGTACCATTCCATGAACGTTATACATATAGATATATTAATGTTTTTACCCGCAGATCAACCTGCTGCTAAGGTTTTGGGTACCGAGCGAAAAAAAATGGTTACCAGGCGGTAACCGCAAATCCAAGTACCTCATGAAAAATCACCTTACCGGGCAAGAAATCCTGAATTTTTTAATTTGAATGAATTTTGGATGAATTTATTTccagattcaaattaattcaaAAAATTCGTTCGGTAACCGCCTGGTATTTTTCTGTTACTGCGGTAACCAAAAATCTCGGTGCCTCACGAGATTTCTCTTCATCCGGGATCCAATCTCGAGCTAGATTAAGATTCTTGATCCTGGACAAAAAGTCATCTAGTTCATGGTCTTGCCAAATCATTGTCCTGCAGAGAAGTCATCATAGCCGGAAGAGCCGCAGATCCAAAATTGCGACCTCTTTCGACGTGAGCTACGGTAGCGTGTTCGTGTGCGAACTGCGAACACAACCTAACGCCTACGGTGACCTTTGGCAATGGCATGGAAATACACTAATGTACTGTAGGAGGCGTGGCAGGCTGACCTAGACTGTAAAGGGTTGCACTGTCATTTCATGAACTTAATTTTCAAATGCATGACGTATGTCTCCTTTGTCGTTAACATTAATGCCCAACCTTTTCGCTGCTTTCGAGGCACTCGAAGGTATCCGACAAGGTCGTCTGTTATCGCCATATCTTTTCACTCTTGTTGtgaatgaattgtcactttatctACAAGAAGCCTTTAATTCTAACCGTTTGGAAGGTATCCAACTGGCCCCTCTGCCCCTCCCCCCAATACATTCCTTGATGTTTGTGAATTACTTGATTGTTTGAAGTAGGGCGGATAAAGGTTGATTGGTTGGAATGGATAATCCTAGCCATAATAGgagctaccactagtagaaaaacccccattcgtcccggttcgtgagggccatttgtcccggttcccgaatcgggactaaagggtcgtcactaaagccctgtccctttagtcccggttcgcccaggaactgggacagatggggctccacgcggccgctgccgcttgcccgggcaggggggccttttgttccggttgatgccaccaaccgggaccaaaaggcttccacgtgtcagcatttcaggggctgagttttttgtttttttctgaaggggggggaggggttggggggttttgtaaggattaatttaggggtttcatatattgtgttagctagctaatagagagaagtgtcctctcttatcttcgtgcttggtcgacgctacgtatagaaaggactcgacacgctagctagctagtaagcaaatgaaggaaactattaagtacagaagatcgtcatgaacatatacagagagaagtgatcgacctctccttctctccgagagattggtcgaacaacaagtttttgtatatctTACCGAcggtactggctacatatatatatatatatatacaatgtgtaagatctcttacaataccctaacatatgaactcaacttccacatgcatggtggtattctccggctttattgatgacgtggtcaagaaagaatccagccaattcctcttgaattgctcgcgtgcgatcttgtggtaggagttcattccgcatctcccacatctaatttgaataagggggtcaatacatatacatgaatgaaactcaacagaaatgatggtaatgaaataaacttgtgaatatttttgcttacgcacttcatattgtcttttagagtagccccgcctattcttggccgccgcgttgtagatgaactcgcagacgtagtatccacagtaattattcccggattcctgccacaagcactatacgagaaatagaggtcaatcaaactgataatgaagcattataaatggcattgatgaaagtagctagaatcaacgggagatgcatggaactagctagctagtagtacttactttcgggaaTTTGCATCGCAGATCCTGCGACAGTCTCGAAACTTGTgtggtgaatactttccaaaccctacgagacaaagaaaacaattacttgatatcatgaaatgaacaaagttgccaatatggtgcgataatgatcgattcaacttacttctcgagcattttagacatgtcTGCATATTCCTTgcgatctttccgtctcgagtctaagatgcTTACTAGTCCCTgatcaagcttaatctctaggagaatataatggaaactgcacacgcatgcatataactcatcagttacattaattactataacctcgagtaataattaagggaaaccgaatatgcacaagacagtaacactcacttgaagttgtaaggaaagagtattgtatctttgttttgatttattaccaacgatcgtagcaagttctCCTCGGTTTcttcggcatgaaatttaaccgtaaattcatctatgagatttgtgttaatgaacccaatatcatacatttcatcTTTTCTGCATTCGAAAATCTTtaatctacataatatagtgaggataattacatatacatgcaatgaaagagctgagctatatgtagagacttaatgacagaagtagtacctacagacagtagcaagtgaccgttaatttatcgagggcctttatactgaaaaactggaagaactcctcaaatggaacagacaactccTGAATTCCAACGAGGTTGTGTTGATCCTCTTTAACTTCCAGTGTCAAAGTATCGATTTTATTCCCAGCTGACTGCGCctttctgcaggtttccatgtaccaatcatggaatattcgcatcatcgttgttagagtagttccatctttgatgagaggcttctcGTACTCATATTTGAATTCttccacctccattatatcaaaatgtgcatcatcataatctccaggattggtaccgggcaagacCACCGGATGATTagtgacgatatcgctagacaccttgagcggggggcacgattggttcgcttgttcgccgagctggggatttTTTCCTAGTTCTTCGTTCTTGTAGCCTTTTGTCACTgtaagtacttcccgaccgcttcgcTTCCTTATATGCCTGTTCAGTAATGCACTCATAGTTGGTTTGCAGCGTAGACAGTGGTGGTCgctgcagggcatccaaagtgtgctttgctttcaccggatctatcttctcctccggaggtggatgtctcttagcTCTTTGCGTTGCGAAGTAGTCCCTCACTTGGGATTGATAGATCTCCTCGTTTTCCTtctcggtcatctcgtatggtaacttctctggagtcttgagagatggaccgtatctgtattgcctcccacctgtactgctagacgccggagcaggccgagcggctgcggatttcttctttagttgcttacgaggtggaggagaaggactgcgacgcaccggagtagccggagcggcggcgggtctcttccgcccttgctgacgaggcggagaaggaggaggctgactGGTCGGGCGCGCCGGCACAGTcaaagaaggaggcggagtgccgcgatgcgccaaagaaggaggcggagtgccctgatcacttgccggaggagcaggcggaggaggaggcggagtgccctgactcgccggaggaggaggaggaggcggaggcgtccagttcggaaggttgatgagctccttccgccataggcatggagtcttcaaagcagaacccagccgagtctccccttcaccggtagggtggtcaagcacaagctcctcaaatccctccgttatttcttccaccgtcaccctagcatatccttctagaattggacggcagtgaaaagttgcaccgggttcaggaggtcaaacagagccgacagccgccttgactttgtacttctgccattgcgtcataaggtggaaatgttgagactccgtgatagcatccacggggtagctagcaggagccgtgaagacaggatccagctgaagctgctcggtggaagccacgctacttctccgctgagttggcggggtagcttcgggggtagcttcggcaggtcgcttgcttcgAACTGCATCTTGTCCCTCTAGCTtctgtacccttgcgtgcagctccTGCAGTTCGATTTgctccaccttcctcctcctctcttggcatttgtaactgcctgcgtccggaaacccagccttccaccaaacagagcctggcgtgcctcgtgtccgtccagggtgctcaggattcccgagggccattgtgagctcgtccttctctctgtctggaacgaatgtcccttcctgcgctgcgttAATATAGTGCTGAAGCTTCATGAGGGGTATTCGCAACTGCTCCctcatccaaatgcacttccccgttacagggtccaaggttccgccaaccccaaagaaccaagtccggcaactgtctggccagttcaatgtctctgg from Triticum aestivum cultivar Chinese Spring chromosome 3B, IWGSC CS RefSeq v2.1, whole genome shotgun sequence includes these protein-coding regions:
- the LOC123066193 gene encoding uncharacterized protein, with amino-acid sequence MGNAGSTSPASLGETHVPHLKWKVHDFSALLETNAASAVSSAFECSGYRWFLRVSPKHKQGVMGNPYVALSLEIYHAWLEQVHTVHAVFELSIFNHSKGEYCGCKASYNFDVKNTYSKPHCLIPLQELLKSSAFLIDDSCVFGVEILKIDVSSPEKKDVVVQKKATTVQNLFIQKKGFIKGTYTWTMDNFLELDLKHFVRSPTFEVGGLKWYVRMYPRGDKYSNDCLSLYLSLDDSVELPLESGKVVELTLSILDQKNVKHRTETSGLWVCGQGHTLVCVQGMGSSNFIGLKELKDPSGGYVVGSSCVVKADLTIVGSSNDG
- the LOC123066194 gene encoding probable histone acetyltransferase HAC-like 1 isoform X2, which gives rise to MNVRQTTHMSHVGGGAGGMPPRQPQMRYVAGLAAAADPEFVALRAFIRREIFKCIETRPVPAHRRRLLPVIAKQMEYTLYRKYPNKMDYGKMAKGPIKPLIMFVVRTLHAESQQHRQNQQWSRQIASSTRYGIMIPTPGITQGASETSTTSYLTYNMDPSSGAGLVPGSANSGTSLRGGAPDEHVNTMLSQGILPTQHGWSRASNNNLVINTVDTPETNKHLACPAPSKDLPKEPKFSCPVCMNELVDASSTICGHIFCQKCIEASIQAQSKCPTCRRMLTVNSFHRIYLPTMD
- the LOC123066194 gene encoding probable histone acetyltransferase HAC-like 1 isoform X1 produces the protein MNVRQTTHMSHVGGGAGGMPPRQPQMRYVAGLAAAADPEFVALRAFIRREIFKCIETRPVPAHRRRLLPVIAKQMEYTLYRKYPNKMDYGKMAKGPIKPLIMFVVRTLHAESQQHRQNQQWSRQIASSTRYGIMIPTPGITQGASETSTTSYLTYNMDPSSGAGLVPGSANSGTSLRGGAPDEHVNTMLSQGILPTQHGWSRASNNNLVINTVDTPETNKHLLTQACPAPSKDLPKEPKFSCPVCMNELVDASSTICGHIFCQKCIEASIQAQSKCPTCRRMLTVNSFHRIYLPTMD